The following coding sequences lie in one Oncorhynchus masou masou isolate Uvic2021 chromosome 20, UVic_Omas_1.1, whole genome shotgun sequence genomic window:
- the LOC135506750 gene encoding G-protein coupled receptor 83-like — translation MRGACLWLSLTYLAASPDGLGAREYSNSTVIGGVLFVNAEGLLNLSDPYTSNRTNVFSLDLDEGTLADWHSMAGKKRYGGESQNATVKSLLVVAYSFIIVISLFGNTLVCHVVIKNKRMHSATSLFIINLAVADILITLLNMPFTLVRFVNSSWGFGKGMCHISRFVQYCSLHVSTLTLTAIALDRRQVILHPLRPRMSQTRGVVCVILIWVMASCFSLPHAIYQKLLTFVYSKEKVRSLCVPDFPEPSDVYWQCIDLLTFILLYVLPLLIITAAYSTVARRLWRRNAIGDTTTAQFAVRRRRRRRTLAMLLAVVGVFAVCWFPLNCYVVLLSSQAIQSSNALYFCFHWLAMSSTCYNPFIYCCLNPAFRQELRLLLGMCQRRGRGGVGPVLVAHPSCAPCHRAAWPESRTGSRPSHASSHPSHASSRPSHSSSSRQPPKDRHVLFTARHASKTDILSVEPIVAVS, via the exons ATGCGAGGTGCGTGTCTATGGCTGTCCCTCACCTATTTGGCCGCCAGCCCCGACGGGTTGGGGGCACGGGAATACAGCAACTCAACCGTTATCGGCGGGGTTCTATTTGTGAATGCAGAAGGGCTGTTGAACCTCTCAGACCCGTACACGTCCAACCGGACAAATGTCTTCTCGCTGGACCTGGACGAGGGCACGCTCGCGGACTGGCACTCCATGGCGGGTAAAAAGCGCTACGGGGGAGAGTCCCAGAACGCGACCGTGAAATCCCTACTGGTCGTGGCTTACTCTTTCATCATTGTCATCTCGTTATTCGGAAACACGCTGGTGTGCCATGTGGTGATCAAGAACAAGCGGATGCACTCCGCCACGAGCCTGTTCATCATTAACCTTGCGGTGGCAGACATTCTCATCACGCTGCTCAACATGCCCTTTACTTTG GTTCGCTTTGTGAACAGCAGCTGGGGGTTCGGGAAGGGTATGTGCCACATCAGCCGGTTCGTCCAGTACTGCTCCCTGCACGTATCCACACTCACTCTCACGGCAATCGCGCTGGACAGACGCCAG gtcATTCTCCACCCTTTGAGGCCCCGCATGTCCCAGACTCGCGGCGTTGTGTGTGTGATTCTCATCTGGGTCATGGCCAGCTGCTTCTCCTTGCCTCATGCTATCTACCAGAAGCTCCTAACCTTTgtgtacag taaggAGAAGGTGCGCAGCCTTTGCGTCCCCGACTTCCCCGAGCCCTCTGACGTCTACTGGCAGTGCATCGACCTCCTCACCTTCATCCTCCTCTACGTCCTACCCCTCCTCATCATCACCGCCGCCTACTCAACCGTGGCTCGCCGCCTGTGGCGCCGTAATGCTATCGGGGACACCACCACTGCGCAGTTCGCTGTGCGGCGGCGGAGGCGGCGGCGCACCCTGGCTATGTTGTTGGCGGTTGTTGGGGTGTTCGCAGTATGCTGGTTCCCTCTGAACTGCTACGTGGTGCTACTCTCCAGCCAGGCCATTCAGTCATCCAATGCCTTGTATTTCTGTTTTCATTGGCTGGCGATGAGCTCAACGTGTTACAATCCCTTCATCTACTGTTGTCTGAACCCCGCCTTCCGCCAGGAGCTAAGGCTGCTATTGGGCATGTGTCAGAGGAGGGGGCGTGGAGGGGTGGGGCCTGTGCTGGTGGCTCATCCCTCCTGCGCACCCTGCCACAGAGCCGCCTGGCCGGAGAGCCGCACTGGTTCTCGGCCGAGTCACGCCTCTTCACACCCGAGCCACGCCTCTTCTCGACCAAGCCACTCCTCGTCCTCTCGCCAGCCCCCTAAAGACAGGCATGTCCTTTTCACCGCTAGACATGCCAGTAAAACAGACATCCTATCAGTGGAGCCTATAGTAGCTGTCAGTTAA